From the Candidatus Omnitrophota bacterium genome, the window GATTCTATCCTCCCCTTGTTCTCCCAATAAAACCGCCTCGTCACCCGCCGCCGCCTCAGGCAGATCGCTGACGTCGACCGTAGTCATATTCATGGATATGCGCCCCACCACCGGGCAGCGTTTCCCGCGAATCAACGTTTCGGCGTTATTGGAAAAAGCGCGCAAAAAGCCATTGGCATAGCCGATGGGCAACGTGGCGATGCGCGCATCCCGGTTCAAGCGATGCGTCATCCCATAACCGACCGTCGAGCCTTTCGGCATATCCCGCACCAGAACGACTTTGGTCTTCCAACTCATTACCGGCTTCAATTCCGGCGGCAGGGCTACTTCCGGGGAGGGTTTAAGTCCATAGGCGGCAATGCCTACCCTAACCATGCCGTGACGGCTGGAGGGAAGCCGCAAGCAGGCGGCGCTGTTGGCGGCGTGCCAAAAAACATCCGGCGGCAGAATGGAGTCTAGCGCCCCCGCTTCTTGCTCAAATCTTTGCAATTGAGAGCGCGTCAGTTCCAAATCCTTCTCGTCAGCGCAGGGAAGATGAGTCATCACCCCTTTCACCCGGATTCCGGCAAGACGGCAAGCTTCTTGGATGCGCTCCAATTGGCGGGGCAAGGAAAAACCCATGCGTCCGATGCCTACGTCGATCTTCAAATGAACCGGAATCGGCTTTCCCCGGCGTTCGCCCAGCCGGGATAATTCCTGCGCGGATTCCAACGTTCCTGCGATCTCCTCCAGTTCCCAATCCGCCGCCGCTTCCGCTTCTTCCAGCAGGGCCGGACGAAGGCGGATTATAGGAAGCCAAATTTCCAAAAATCGAATCAATTCCGCCTCCCAGTTGTCGGCGACGCCTAGATAATGAGCTCCCCCGCGCACCGCCGCCGGAGCGATGATTTTCAATCCATGGCCGTATCCGTCCGCCTTAACGACGGCGCAAATCATAACGCCCGGCGGCGTATTGGCGGTAAAATAACGGATATTATGCTCATACGCTCGCGGATGGATGCAAAGACGTGTATGATGTGGAGATAGGTTCATTCGATTCGTTCGTCCTTTTCTCTAATCCATTGGGGAAAGGGAAGATTTGTCTTTTTTATTCCTTCGATTCATGGAGACGAGTAAGTCATGGCGCAATGCACAGATACTCTTGGCCGCGGATGGGAAAAAACCATACAAATAATGTTCCAGCCTTTTCGCTTTATTTACTGGCTGAAGATGGCGATTCTCTTCTTCTTAATCCATCAATTGTCCGGCGTCAACCTGGTTATGCAAGCCTATTCTCGCTTCGCCTCCCCCTATATAGGATTGGAAGCGGACGATATGCGCAATTACGACGTTTTACTCGAAAAAATAACCGCCGCGCTGCCGATGATTCTATTGGGCTTGATGGGGCTGGGGCTTCTCATGATTCTCTTTATGTTTTTTCAATCCGCCATACGCTTCGTTATTTACGACGGCGTCCGCAGCGGAATGGTTTATTATTTGAGATATTTCAGTAAGCATATTTCTCAAATCGTATCCTATTTCCTTTGGAATATCGCGATTTCCATCATTACCGTCATACTTACGTCGATTCTCTTCGGTTTCATTTTGCTGCTCGCTTGGGCAACGAACGTCTCTCTCGATAATACCGCGGGTCTTGCCATCTTCATCATGGCGTCGATCGGCGTCTTTCTTTTCGTAATCGCCATCTCAATTCTTTATATTTCGTTATTGGATTGCCTTGTATTGCCTATCATGCTGGTAAAAGAATGCGGCATTCTCACCGCTTGGTCCCAGGCGTTGAAACTGGCGTTCGGGAATTTTTGGGAATTCATCGGCTTTATTATCTTGCGCGTGATCATCATTGTCGTCATCTCCGTTATTATGATGATTCTCAGTTTCATCGTCCTATTTTCGGTAGGAATCCTTATCAGCCTATTGGCCATCTCCTCCAGCAACGTTCTCGATGCGGCGGGCGACAATCCCCTCGCGTTATTCGACAATATCTATTTCACGATCGTCATGCTTCCGTTTTCTTTTCTTCTGACATTCATCCTCCTTCCCCTGCCGGTTTTCAAGGACGCATATTCCCTCTGTTTCATGGCGAGATTGACGGGAGATTCCTCCTTCGAACCCATAACGATAAAGAAGACGCAGCCGCAGGAAATCAAATCCGATTCGCCGGTGACGGTTCCATCCTCCGGGCCGGTCCTTTTCCGGGAAATTGCCCCGGAAGCCGCTCCAAGCGAGACGATCGTTTCGGCGCATAAAGCGAATATTTCCTCGATCGATCCCCCGCTCCAACCGCAAACCCAAACGCCGGATCAACCGGAATTGCCGCCCTGGCCGGAAATTCCCGAAATCAAGCCGGATGAAATTATTCCTCCCCCGCCCGATCTCCCCGAATATACGCCGGAGGAACCGCCGGCAGAACCTACCGAGCCGCCAGAAGATCGCGGCGAGGATAAAGACAATCCTCCGTCACCTACAACAAACAACAAATGAAAACCGGGAATTCCTTCAAGAATCCCCGGCGTATTTTTCGAAAAAAAAATAATTGTCGCCATGCTTAGTGTATAGGATTGACGTCATGGGCAGAATCCTAAATCATAAGGATTTGGGGCGGGGCAACTGCCAGTTACAAAGGCTCCATTGCATGTAAATCGAATTCTATTAATTGTACTATAATACACGTAATTGTCTTTAGCATCATCTAATTTATAATCAACTTCTGTAACTGGGCATGTAGAAGAACTGAAACTACAATTTGCACAAATCCCTTCATTAGAAGGAACTACGGTTGTGCAAAAACTTTGGGTAGAACCTGTAAAATTATATATCTTTGCGTAGCAATATCTACAATACCAACTTGATTGTATTCCATCATAAACATCGCCCCATCCATTTCCGACTACTTGGTACCAAGAGTTATTAGGGATATTTTGACACAACCAACTAAAACATCTCGCATCGCAAGAATAGTAAACTGCATACGTATGCAATTGAAGAATTAAAGGCAATAATAAACTTGCTGATAATACAAAGAAAATTCTCTTACGGTTTTTGTTTTTAATTAAGTTTTTCATTGTCTTACTCCTTTTTTAGTTGTTCCATGTTTCGATTCGCTTGGGATCGCAATTTTCCATGATTTTCGACTCTGTTAAACTGTATTCGAGATTGCTTTTCAATGCATTTATGATATAGGACTTCAAGATATAATTCTGATGATCGTCTTGCTCGAATATCATATCGATAATTTCCCATTTCATCGATTGACGGCGCAATGAGTCTTCCTTATCGTCTATTTTTATAATAAGTTTCTTGCCCGAAGCTGTTACGGAGTAAAATGGTCTATCCTTTTTTTCCTGAATAATTGTCAAGCCTTTGGCGAGACGATCGTAAGCGTACATAAATTTCGTAGTTATCCCTTCGATCATTTCCGTTGGGTGATATTCCCCATCATCGTCATCTCTTGGATAGTTGAATTTCATCTTTGTTTTTACATTTTTACCGTCATCGCAGACAATATTGTAAAGATAGGGAGTGTGCGTTTTGTAAAGACATATAGCGTTTTGTATAGGAGGAGCGAAATCCTTGACGGAAAAACAATAAGGCTTGCCGTCTACGAAGGAAATTTTAATCGTATAAGGATATTGAAAAGTTTCGCCGTTCAAGTATTTGTTTTCTGAAAATTTAACAAAATCTGCAGCCAATTTATCCGTACTATTATGTGATTTAACTTCATCCAATCTTGCTTTCACAAATTCGTTTCCTGGCTCTATTGTTTTATTTATCATATATTCCAATTCATAGACTTGCGAAAAAGCGAAAGGGGAAGCGATAAACAAGACTGAAAGAATGACGCTGAATATTTTCATGATTATTCTCCTTATCTTAGGCTTTGACCATTACGGTTACGGGGACATAGACGGTGGCGTTGTTTTCGAAGTCGAGTTTCAACGTGCAGTTCCTCAACCCTCCTTTCGCATTCGATGTTTAAGGATTATATTATTATACAAAAACCGGGGATTCCATCAAGAATCCCCGGCATTTTGGGGCGCTATATTCATTTTCGCAAGCGACTTCGGTATTGGATTAAAGTCATGGACAGCTTCCTAAGCTATCGTTATCGGGAGCGTAACAACTGCCGGTGATTTGATTTCCATTGCATGTGTACATATATTTTTCTTCAAACCCACTTAATCCGCAATTGTCTTTTGCAAGATTTAAAATATAATTTGCAACTCTAACTAATGCGGCTGAAGAAATCCAATTACATCGTGTACATGTTACACCATTAGTAATTGGTATGGTTGTGCAAAAACTTTGTGTGCTGCCAGATATATTGGTAATTGTTGCAGGGCAATATCTACA encodes:
- the alr gene encoding alanine racemase; the protein is MNLSPHHTRLCIHPRAYEHNIRYFTANTPPGVMICAVVKADGYGHGLKIIAPAAVRGGAHYLGVADNWEAELIRFLEIWLPIIRLRPALLEEAEAAADWELEEIAGTLESAQELSRLGERRGKPIPVHLKIDVGIGRMGFSLPRQLERIQEACRLAGIRVKGVMTHLPCADEKDLELTRSQLQRFEQEAGALDSILPPDVFWHAANSAACLRLPSSRHGMVRVGIAAYGLKPSPEVALPPELKPVMSWKTKVVLVRDMPKGSTVGYGMTHRLNRDARIATLPIGYANGFLRAFSNNAETLIRGKRCPVVGRISMNMTTVDVSDLPEAAAGDEAVLLGEQGEDRICAEELAKRA